In Gopherus evgoodei ecotype Sinaloan lineage chromosome 10, rGopEvg1_v1.p, whole genome shotgun sequence, a single window of DNA contains:
- the EEF2KMT gene encoding protein-lysine N-methyltransferase EEF2KMT isoform X3, with protein sequence MDPAAEEARHLGLRFQRGFLAGRRLRAFPWAELEKKLKSSSDALLLLDILQKTIRHPLCMKYPPSVKYRRCFISELIKKHESIATEPLDELYDELAEILNKEESINCYKSYLLPTGDSVTLSETVAIISQGTTGLVTWDAALYLVEWAIENSAIFSNRTILELGSGIGLTGIAICKTCNPKAYVFSDYHHCVLEQLRENIHLNGFVLESETGNHTKMQSQNQRTEVMDLQGPKITVAELDWDSVTKEQLSELQVDVVIAADVVYDPQITLSLIGVLQQLSTSETIGNPPEIYIAFTVKLGLAGRLFLLTQRTFSYMTCIQT encoded by the exons ATGGATCCCGCGGCGGAGGAAGCCCGGCACCTGGGACTCCGCTTCCAGCGAGGCTTCCTGGCCGGCAGGCGGCTCCGCGCCTTCCCCTGGGCG gaacttgaaaaaaaattaaagagttCATCAGATGCCTTGCTACTGCTGGATATTTTACAGAAG ACTATTCGTCACCCCTTATGCATGAAATATCCCCCTTCCGTGAAGTACAGAAGATGCTTCATATCTGAACTCATTAAAAAG CATGAATCCATAGCAACTGAACCCCTGGATGAATTGTATGATGAACTAGCagagattttaaataaagaagaatCTATCAACTGTTATAAAAGCTACTTACTG CCCACAGGGGACTCCGTTACACTTTCTGAGACGGTGGCAATAATCTCACAGGGAACCACAGGACTGGTCACATGGGATGCTGCTCTTTATCTTGTTGAATGGGCAATAGAGAATTCTGCCATTTTCAGTAACAG GACCATCTTGGAATTAGGAAGTGGGATTGGCCTCACAGGAATTGCAATCTGTAAAACCTGTAATCCCAAGGCATATGTATTTAGTGACTACCATCACTGTGTTCTTGAGCAACTGAGAGAAAATATCCACTTAAATGGCTTTGTTCTGGAGTCTGAAACTGGGAATCACACCAAAATGCAATCCCAAAACCAGAGGACAGAAGTGATGGATTTACAAGGACCAAAAATAACAGTTGCAGAACTTGATTGGGATTCTGTTACAAAGGAACAACTTTCAGAGCTTCAAGTTGATGTTGTCATTGCAGCAG ATGTGGTGTATGATCCCCAGATAACTTTATCCCTTATCGGTGTCCTGCAGCAACTTTCCACTTCCGAAACCATTGGAAACCCACCTGAGATCTACATTGCCTTCACG GTAAAGTTGGGATTGGCTGGCAGGTTGTTCCTACTCACACAAAGAACCTTTTCCTATATGACCTGCATTCAGACATAA
- the EEF2KMT gene encoding protein-lysine N-methyltransferase EEF2KMT isoform X2, translated as MKGQIPTCLIYTSSPMDVSGTSHLSKELEKKLKSSSDALLLLDILQKTIRHPLCMKYPPSVKYRRCFISELIKKHESIATEPLDELYDELAEILNKEESINCYKSYLLPTGDSVTLSETVAIISQGTTGLVTWDAALYLVEWAIENSAIFSNRTILELGSGIGLTGIAICKTCNPKAYVFSDYHHCVLEQLRENIHLNGFVLESETGNHTKMQSQNQRTEVMDLQGPKITVAELDWDSVTKEQLSELQVDVVIAADVVYDPQITLSLIGVLQQLSTSETIGNPPEIYIAFTVRNPDTYHLFQTELGKVGIGWQVVPTHTKNLFLYDLHSDIILLKLLV; from the exons ATGAAGGGCCAAATCCCCACTTGCCTTAtttacacaagtagtcccatggATGTCAGTGGAACTAGTCATCTGAGTAAG gaacttgaaaaaaaattaaagagttCATCAGATGCCTTGCTACTGCTGGATATTTTACAGAAG ACTATTCGTCACCCCTTATGCATGAAATATCCCCCTTCCGTGAAGTACAGAAGATGCTTCATATCTGAACTCATTAAAAAG CATGAATCCATAGCAACTGAACCCCTGGATGAATTGTATGATGAACTAGCagagattttaaataaagaagaatCTATCAACTGTTATAAAAGCTACTTACTG CCCACAGGGGACTCCGTTACACTTTCTGAGACGGTGGCAATAATCTCACAGGGAACCACAGGACTGGTCACATGGGATGCTGCTCTTTATCTTGTTGAATGGGCAATAGAGAATTCTGCCATTTTCAGTAACAG GACCATCTTGGAATTAGGAAGTGGGATTGGCCTCACAGGAATTGCAATCTGTAAAACCTGTAATCCCAAGGCATATGTATTTAGTGACTACCATCACTGTGTTCTTGAGCAACTGAGAGAAAATATCCACTTAAATGGCTTTGTTCTGGAGTCTGAAACTGGGAATCACACCAAAATGCAATCCCAAAACCAGAGGACAGAAGTGATGGATTTACAAGGACCAAAAATAACAGTTGCAGAACTTGATTGGGATTCTGTTACAAAGGAACAACTTTCAGAGCTTCAAGTTGATGTTGTCATTGCAGCAG ATGTGGTGTATGATCCCCAGATAACTTTATCCCTTATCGGTGTCCTGCAGCAACTTTCCACTTCCGAAACCATTGGAAACCCACCTGAGATCTACATTGCCTTCACGGTTCGTAATCCAGACACCTATCATCTCTTCCAAACTGAACTTG GTAAAGTTGGGATTGGCTGGCAGGTTGTTCCTACTCACACAAAGAACCTTTTCCTATATGACCTGCATTCAGACATAATTCTTCTAAAATTACTTGTGTAG
- the EEF2KMT gene encoding protein-lysine N-methyltransferase EEF2KMT isoform X4 — protein MKYPPSVKYRRCFISELIKKHESIATEPLDELYDELAEILNKEESINCYKSYLLPTGDSVTLSETVAIISQGTTGLVTWDAALYLVEWAIENSAIFSNRTILELGSGIGLTGIAICKTCNPKAYVFSDYHHCVLEQLRENIHLNGFVLESETGNHTKMQSQNQRTEVMDLQGPKITVAELDWDSVTKEQLSELQVDVVIAADVVYDPQITLSLIGVLQQLSTSETIGNPPEIYIAFTVRNPDTYHLFQTELGKVGIGWQVVPTHTKNLFLYDLHSDIILLKLLV, from the exons ATGAAATATCCCCCTTCCGTGAAGTACAGAAGATGCTTCATATCTGAACTCATTAAAAAG CATGAATCCATAGCAACTGAACCCCTGGATGAATTGTATGATGAACTAGCagagattttaaataaagaagaatCTATCAACTGTTATAAAAGCTACTTACTG CCCACAGGGGACTCCGTTACACTTTCTGAGACGGTGGCAATAATCTCACAGGGAACCACAGGACTGGTCACATGGGATGCTGCTCTTTATCTTGTTGAATGGGCAATAGAGAATTCTGCCATTTTCAGTAACAG GACCATCTTGGAATTAGGAAGTGGGATTGGCCTCACAGGAATTGCAATCTGTAAAACCTGTAATCCCAAGGCATATGTATTTAGTGACTACCATCACTGTGTTCTTGAGCAACTGAGAGAAAATATCCACTTAAATGGCTTTGTTCTGGAGTCTGAAACTGGGAATCACACCAAAATGCAATCCCAAAACCAGAGGACAGAAGTGATGGATTTACAAGGACCAAAAATAACAGTTGCAGAACTTGATTGGGATTCTGTTACAAAGGAACAACTTTCAGAGCTTCAAGTTGATGTTGTCATTGCAGCAG ATGTGGTGTATGATCCCCAGATAACTTTATCCCTTATCGGTGTCCTGCAGCAACTTTCCACTTCCGAAACCATTGGAAACCCACCTGAGATCTACATTGCCTTCACGGTTCGTAATCCAGACACCTATCATCTCTTCCAAACTGAACTTG GTAAAGTTGGGATTGGCTGGCAGGTTGTTCCTACTCACACAAAGAACCTTTTCCTATATGACCTGCATTCAGACATAATTCTTCTAAAATTACTTGTGTAG
- the EEF2KMT gene encoding protein-lysine N-methyltransferase EEF2KMT isoform X5 yields the protein MDPAAEEARHLGLRFQRGFLAGRRLRAFPWAELEKKLKSSSDALLLLDILQKTIRHPLCMKYPPSVKYRRCFISELIKKHESIATEPLDELYDELAEILNKEESINCYKSYLLPTGDSVTLSETVAIISQGTTGLVTWDAALYLVEWAIENSAIFSNRTILELGSGIGLTGIAICKTCNPKAYVFSDYHHCVLEQLRENIHLNGFVLESETGNHTKMQSQNQRTEVMDLQGPKITVAELDWDSVTKEQLSELQVDVVIAAATFHFRNHWKPT from the exons ATGGATCCCGCGGCGGAGGAAGCCCGGCACCTGGGACTCCGCTTCCAGCGAGGCTTCCTGGCCGGCAGGCGGCTCCGCGCCTTCCCCTGGGCG gaacttgaaaaaaaattaaagagttCATCAGATGCCTTGCTACTGCTGGATATTTTACAGAAG ACTATTCGTCACCCCTTATGCATGAAATATCCCCCTTCCGTGAAGTACAGAAGATGCTTCATATCTGAACTCATTAAAAAG CATGAATCCATAGCAACTGAACCCCTGGATGAATTGTATGATGAACTAGCagagattttaaataaagaagaatCTATCAACTGTTATAAAAGCTACTTACTG CCCACAGGGGACTCCGTTACACTTTCTGAGACGGTGGCAATAATCTCACAGGGAACCACAGGACTGGTCACATGGGATGCTGCTCTTTATCTTGTTGAATGGGCAATAGAGAATTCTGCCATTTTCAGTAACAG GACCATCTTGGAATTAGGAAGTGGGATTGGCCTCACAGGAATTGCAATCTGTAAAACCTGTAATCCCAAGGCATATGTATTTAGTGACTACCATCACTGTGTTCTTGAGCAACTGAGAGAAAATATCCACTTAAATGGCTTTGTTCTGGAGTCTGAAACTGGGAATCACACCAAAATGCAATCCCAAAACCAGAGGACAGAAGTGATGGATTTACAAGGACCAAAAATAACAGTTGCAGAACTTGATTGGGATTCTGTTACAAAGGAACAACTTTCAGAGCTTCAAGTTGATGTTGTCATTGCAGCAG CAACTTTCCACTTCCGAAACCATTGGAAACCCACCTGA
- the EEF2KMT gene encoding protein-lysine N-methyltransferase EEF2KMT isoform X1: MDPAAEEARHLGLRFQRGFLAGRRLRAFPWAELEKKLKSSSDALLLLDILQKTIRHPLCMKYPPSVKYRRCFISELIKKHESIATEPLDELYDELAEILNKEESINCYKSYLLPTGDSVTLSETVAIISQGTTGLVTWDAALYLVEWAIENSAIFSNRTILELGSGIGLTGIAICKTCNPKAYVFSDYHHCVLEQLRENIHLNGFVLESETGNHTKMQSQNQRTEVMDLQGPKITVAELDWDSVTKEQLSELQVDVVIAADVVYDPQITLSLIGVLQQLSTSETIGNPPEIYIAFTVRNPDTYHLFQTELGKVGIGWQVVPTHTKNLFLYDLHSDIILLKLLV; this comes from the exons ATGGATCCCGCGGCGGAGGAAGCCCGGCACCTGGGACTCCGCTTCCAGCGAGGCTTCCTGGCCGGCAGGCGGCTCCGCGCCTTCCCCTGGGCG gaacttgaaaaaaaattaaagagttCATCAGATGCCTTGCTACTGCTGGATATTTTACAGAAG ACTATTCGTCACCCCTTATGCATGAAATATCCCCCTTCCGTGAAGTACAGAAGATGCTTCATATCTGAACTCATTAAAAAG CATGAATCCATAGCAACTGAACCCCTGGATGAATTGTATGATGAACTAGCagagattttaaataaagaagaatCTATCAACTGTTATAAAAGCTACTTACTG CCCACAGGGGACTCCGTTACACTTTCTGAGACGGTGGCAATAATCTCACAGGGAACCACAGGACTGGTCACATGGGATGCTGCTCTTTATCTTGTTGAATGGGCAATAGAGAATTCTGCCATTTTCAGTAACAG GACCATCTTGGAATTAGGAAGTGGGATTGGCCTCACAGGAATTGCAATCTGTAAAACCTGTAATCCCAAGGCATATGTATTTAGTGACTACCATCACTGTGTTCTTGAGCAACTGAGAGAAAATATCCACTTAAATGGCTTTGTTCTGGAGTCTGAAACTGGGAATCACACCAAAATGCAATCCCAAAACCAGAGGACAGAAGTGATGGATTTACAAGGACCAAAAATAACAGTTGCAGAACTTGATTGGGATTCTGTTACAAAGGAACAACTTTCAGAGCTTCAAGTTGATGTTGTCATTGCAGCAG ATGTGGTGTATGATCCCCAGATAACTTTATCCCTTATCGGTGTCCTGCAGCAACTTTCCACTTCCGAAACCATTGGAAACCCACCTGAGATCTACATTGCCTTCACGGTTCGTAATCCAGACACCTATCATCTCTTCCAAACTGAACTTG GTAAAGTTGGGATTGGCTGGCAGGTTGTTCCTACTCACACAAAGAACCTTTTCCTATATGACCTGCATTCAGACATAATTCTTCTAAAATTACTTGTGTAG